From the Budorcas taxicolor isolate Tak-1 chromosome 1, Takin1.1, whole genome shotgun sequence genome, one window contains:
- the TADA3 gene encoding transcriptional adapter 3 yields MSELKDCPLQFHDFKSVDHLKVCPRYTAVLARSEDDGIGIEELDTLQLELETLLSSASRRLRVLEAETQILTDWQDKKGDRRFLKLGRDHELGAPPKHGKPKKQKLEGKAGHGPGPGPGRPKSKNLQPKIQEYEFTDDPIDVPRIPKNDAPNRFWASVEPYCADITSEEVRTLEELLKPPEDEAEHYKIPPLGKHYSQRWAQEDLLEEQKDGARAAAVADKKKGLLGPLTELDTKDVDALLKKSEAQHEQPEDGCPFGALTQRLLQALVEENIISPMEDSPIPDMSGKESGADGASTSPRNQNKPFSVPHTKSLESRIKEELIAQGLLESEDRPAEDSEDEVLAELRKRQAELKALSAHNRTKKHDLLRLAKEEVSRQELRQRVRMADNEVMDAFRKIMAARQKKRTPTKKEKDQAWKTLKERESILKLLDG; encoded by the exons ATGAGTGAGCTGAAGGACTGCCCCTTGCAGTTCCACGACTTCAAGTCAGTGGACCACCTGAAGGTCTGTCCTCGCTACACAGCGGTGTTGGCCCGCTCTGAGGATGACGGCATCGGTATCGAGGAGCTGGACACTCTGCAGCTGGAGCTTGAGACCCTGCTTTCCTCTGCCAGCCGACGCCTGCGGGTGCTTGAGGCTGAAACCCAG ATCCTCACTGACTGGCAGGATAAGAAAGGTGACCGACGATTCCTGAAGCTGGGTCGAGACCATGAGCTTGGAGCTCCCCCCaaacatgggaagcccaagaagcagAAACTGGAAGGGAAGGCGGGACATgggcctggccctggccctgggcgACCCAAATCCAAAAACCTTCAGCCCAAGATCCAGGAATATGAATTCACTGATGACCCAATTGATGTGCCACGTATCCCCAAGAATGACGCCCCCAACAG ATTCTGGGCTTCAGTGGAGCCATACTGTGCTGATATCACCAGTGAGGAAGTGCGCACGCTAGAGGAGCTACTGAAACCCCCAGAAGATGAGGCTGAACATTACAAG ATCCCGCCCCTGGGGAAGCACTACTCCCAGCGCTGGGCACAGGAGGACCTGCTGGAGGAGCAGAAGGACGGGGCCCGGGCAGCAGCTGTGGCTGACAAGAAGAAAGGCCTCTTGGGGCCCCTGACCGAACTGGACACTAAAG ATGTGGATGCCCTGCTGAAGAAGTCTGAGGCCCAGCATGAGCAGCCAGAAGACGGGTGTCCCTTTGGTGCCCTGACACAGCGTCTGCTGCAGGCCTTGGTGGAG GAAAATATTATTTCCCCCATGGAGGACTCTCCTATTCCAGACATGTCTGGAAAAGAATCGGGGGCGGATGGGGCAAGCACCTCTCCCCGCAATCAGAACAAGCCCTTCAG CGTGCCGCATACCAAGTCCCTGGAGAGCCGCATTAAGGAGGAGCTGATCGCCCAGGGCCTGCTGGAGTCTGAGGACCGCCCTGCAGAGGACTCAGAGGATGAGGTTCTGGCGGAGCTGCGCAAGCGGCAGGCTGAGCTGAAGGCGCTCAGTGCCCACAACCGCACCAAGAAGCACGACCTGCTGAG GCTGGCGAAGGAGGAGGTGAGTCGGCAGGAGCTGAGGCAGCGGGTCCGCATGGCAGACAATGAGGTCATGGATGCCTTCCGCAAGATCATGGCTGCCCGGCAGAAGAAACGGACCCCCACCAAGAAGGAGAAAGATCAGGCCTGGAAGACTCTGAAGGAGCGCGAGAGCATCCTGAAGCTGCTGGACGGGTAG